GCCGGAGAAGTCGTCGAGCCGTCCGAACGGGGATCCGACCTCCAACCCGACTTCCTCGAGCGTCTCGCGCGCGGCAGTCGCCGCGATGTCGGGGTCGACCGCATCTCGCCGCCCGCCCGGAAACGCCATCTGCCCCGACCACGGGTCGCCTTCCTTTCGGGCGCGCTCGATGAAGAGCAGCTCGGGCTCCCCGCCGCGCGGCTGATGGAAGACCAACGCGACGGCGGCCAGCATCGTCGGCTCGGAGGTCGGCGCTGCCAGCGCGGGGCGGTGCGCCTCGATCCGCATGCGGGGG
The nucleotide sequence above comes from Deltaproteobacteria bacterium. Encoded proteins:
- a CDS encoding CoA pyrophosphatase, whose amino-acid sequence is PRMRIEAHRPALAAPTSEPTMLAAVALVFHQPRGGEPELLFIERARKEGDPWSGQMAFPGGRRDAVDPDIAATAARETLEEVGLEVGSPFGRLDDFSGTRNPRVAPLVVSPFLYEVSERPRLRPNVEVQSTVWIPVPWILHPDSAYDYRFERPEYEGTFPAIRYDRYTVWGLTYRILGNLFSVLGRELRSGE